One genomic window of Actinoalloteichus hoggarensis includes the following:
- a CDS encoding MFS transporter, translating into MSHEVSGPERAPSVWSPSLVWLLAGTLAVFPSFFLLLSVIPRYATEGGAGPFGAGTGTGVFMLATVVLQLFMPRLMARFGYRRMLAAGAVLLGAPTAVLTLSDALGVILLVSAVRGLGFGIVTVAFSALVAELVPPSRRGQGAGLYGGAVGIAGIAGLPLGVWLADEVGYASVFLVAAVLPLLSLAALPAMRAPAPVVDPRRGGVLRGLLDGGLRRPFQILLAFSLASGAVVTFVPLSAGEVVGLASLALLVQQVCAAGSRWAAGLIGDRFGNGRLLLPAVVAGVSGLAVTAWAGPSSLLIGMVLFGLGFGVAQNATLVVMFHRVDRQGFGAVSTQWNIAFDAGTGLGAAMIGIVVQYAGFAAGFAVAAALLLATVGGAVRDRAAR; encoded by the coding sequence GTGAGTCACGAGGTCAGCGGGCCGGAACGCGCCCCGAGCGTCTGGAGTCCTTCGCTCGTCTGGCTGTTGGCGGGCACGCTGGCGGTCTTCCCGAGCTTCTTCCTACTGCTGTCGGTGATCCCGCGGTATGCGACCGAGGGCGGGGCCGGTCCGTTCGGCGCGGGGACGGGAACAGGCGTGTTCATGCTCGCCACCGTCGTCCTACAGCTGTTCATGCCGCGCCTGATGGCGCGCTTCGGTTACCGGCGGATGCTCGCGGCGGGTGCCGTGCTGCTCGGTGCGCCGACCGCGGTGCTGACGCTCTCCGACGCACTCGGCGTCATCCTGCTCGTCTCGGCGGTACGCGGGCTCGGTTTCGGCATCGTGACCGTGGCCTTCTCGGCGCTCGTCGCCGAGCTGGTGCCGCCGTCGCGCCGAGGGCAGGGCGCGGGCCTGTACGGCGGTGCCGTGGGCATCGCAGGCATCGCCGGCCTGCCGCTGGGCGTCTGGCTGGCCGACGAGGTCGGGTACGCCTCGGTGTTCCTCGTGGCGGCCGTGCTGCCGTTGCTGTCGCTGGCCGCTCTTCCCGCGATGCGCGCGCCCGCGCCCGTCGTCGACCCGCGCCGCGGAGGCGTGCTGCGCGGCCTGCTCGACGGCGGCCTGCGGCGCCCCTTCCAAATCCTGCTCGCGTTCTCGCTGGCGTCGGGTGCCGTGGTCACCTTCGTTCCGCTCTCGGCGGGCGAGGTCGTGGGCCTGGCCTCCTTGGCTCTGCTCGTCCAGCAGGTGTGCGCCGCGGGCTCGCGTTGGGCGGCAGGGCTGATCGGCGATCGGTTCGGCAACGGGCGCCTGCTGCTGCCCGCCGTGGTCGCCGGGGTGTCCGGGCTCGCCGTGACGGCGTGGGCAGGCCCCTCGTCGCTGCTGATCGGCATGGTGCTCTTCGGGCTCGGGTTCGGGGTGGCGCAGAACGCGACGCTGGTCGTCATGTTCCATCGGGTCGACCGGCAGGGATTCGGCGCGGTGAGCACGCAGTGGAACATCGCGTTCGACGCGGGAACCGGCCTCGGCGCCGCGATGATCGGGATCGTCGTGCAGTACGCCGGCTTCGCCGCGGGGTTCGCCGTGGCGGCGGCGCTGCTGTTGGCGACGGTCGGCGGCGCGGTCCGCGATCGCGCGGCGCGCTGA
- a CDS encoding YidH family protein, producing MTTNGRDAVWDLAQAERTALSWRRTALAFVILALALVRLVAGVGVPAASVLAVLCAAGVGGLLMLTLRRYRRTTERLHRSEPLPSGRLPLLFTLATVLLGMLALGWVILV from the coding sequence ATGACGACGAACGGCCGGGACGCGGTGTGGGATCTCGCCCAGGCCGAGCGGACGGCGCTGTCCTGGCGCCGCACCGCGTTGGCCTTCGTGATCCTGGCGCTGGCCCTGGTCCGGCTCGTGGCGGGCGTCGGCGTGCCCGCGGCGTCGGTCCTGGCGGTACTGTGCGCGGCCGGAGTGGGCGGGCTGCTGATGCTGACGCTGCGGCGGTACCGCCGGACGACGGAGCGACTGCACCGGTCCGAGCCGCTGCCCAGCGGCAGGCTTCCGCTGCTGTTCACGCTCGCGACGGTGCTCCTCGGAATGCTCGCGCTCGGCTGGGTCATCCTGGTCTGA
- a CDS encoding YidH family protein, whose translation MGRQRRRWPRRVYGVGEEPDPRFSLANERTFLAWLRTAMALTAGGVGLDVLAPQKTSYLVLAVGLVLTGMAMSVFGLSRWMAAERALRTGSPLPALSAGALLVGVTLLFGLFIVVVLVTNR comes from the coding sequence GTGGGACGACAGCGTCGGCGATGGCCGCGCCGGGTGTACGGGGTCGGCGAGGAGCCCGATCCTCGGTTCAGCCTGGCCAATGAGCGCACCTTCCTCGCCTGGCTGCGCACCGCGATGGCCTTGACCGCGGGCGGCGTCGGACTGGACGTCCTGGCGCCGCAGAAGACGTCATACCTGGTACTGGCCGTGGGACTCGTGTTGACGGGGATGGCGATGAGCGTGTTCGGGCTGTCCCGTTGGATGGCGGCCGAACGGGCCTTGCGGACCGGTTCCCCGCTGCCCGCGTTGTCGGCGGGCGCGCTGCTGGTGGGGGTGACCCTGCTCTTCGGGCTGTTCATCGTCGTCGTGCTGGTGACGAACCGATGA